One stretch of Pirellulales bacterium DNA includes these proteins:
- the lepB gene encoding signal peptidase I: MAKTKPAVVSKKKTAATTSDAPPPPRKDGIRETVESVVIAFVLAFLFRAFEAEAFVIPTGSMAPTLMGVHKDLACEKCGIPYRISASEEQDEAAESYRAAMKDGRRDARERDNAARALAERDVIAGVCPNCRYQMDIDPQTAEGRKFPTYKGDRILVSKFPYDFADPQRWDVVVFKYPQTANENYIKRCIGLPNETVVIYGGNIYTHDADGQGREIKRKPPDKVRAIMQTVYDNDYTVADLAAAGLSLRWNAMEPADTGSWQPLDGYLGYRTDGSSEAEAWLGYQHRLPSHLDWSEFTKTKRFVDDGTEIPPRLISDFYAYNAGSHRNYGAVPDGESQGLHWVGDLILECDLTCEPAGSGKDAQAMLRLVRGGRTFDCLIDVTTGQARLAVNGEDMGAKAQTKVSPGTRHTLSFANVDAQLILWVDGSLIEFDGPTTYEPLENDIPTIEDLTPARIGSKGAGLQVEHLRLLRDVYYIATQYVDSNAQIRMCDYKAPVAGFLAKPTSWPSVFASQRSVEFPLRSDEFLMLGDNSPRSADSRLWRGPDGRPEHYVKRDLLVGKAVFVYWPHSWNRIPGTRIPFPFFPNFARMKFVR, translated from the coding sequence ATGGCAAAAACAAAGCCTGCGGTCGTTTCCAAAAAGAAGACCGCCGCCACGACCTCGGACGCTCCGCCGCCGCCGCGCAAGGACGGCATCCGCGAGACCGTCGAGTCCGTGGTGATCGCTTTCGTATTGGCCTTTTTGTTTCGCGCCTTCGAGGCCGAAGCCTTCGTCATTCCCACAGGCTCGATGGCGCCCACGCTGATGGGCGTTCACAAGGACCTGGCCTGCGAAAAATGCGGTATCCCGTACCGCATCAGCGCCAGCGAGGAACAGGACGAGGCCGCTGAGAGTTACCGGGCGGCTATGAAAGATGGCCGCCGTGATGCCCGCGAGCGCGACAACGCCGCTCGGGCCCTGGCCGAGCGCGATGTGATCGCCGGTGTCTGCCCGAATTGTCGTTATCAGATGGATATCGATCCGCAGACCGCCGAAGGTCGCAAGTTCCCCACTTACAAAGGGGATCGCATCCTGGTCTCGAAGTTTCCCTACGACTTTGCCGATCCGCAGCGGTGGGACGTGGTGGTCTTCAAGTACCCGCAAACGGCCAACGAGAATTACATCAAGCGTTGCATCGGCCTGCCCAACGAAACAGTCGTGATCTACGGCGGCAATATCTACACCCACGATGCCGATGGGCAAGGGCGCGAGATCAAGCGCAAGCCCCCCGACAAAGTCAGGGCGATCATGCAGACCGTGTACGACAACGATTACACGGTCGCCGACCTGGCCGCGGCTGGCCTGTCGCTGCGCTGGAACGCCATGGAACCGGCCGATACGGGGTCCTGGCAGCCGCTCGACGGATACTTGGGCTATCGCACCGACGGTTCGAGTGAAGCCGAGGCCTGGCTGGGCTATCAGCACCGTCTACCGAGCCACTTGGATTGGTCCGAGTTTACGAAGACCAAAAGGTTCGTCGACGACGGGACCGAGATTCCGCCCCGCCTGATCAGCGATTTCTACGCCTACAACGCCGGCTCACACCGCAACTATGGCGCCGTGCCCGATGGCGAGTCTCAGGGCCTGCACTGGGTGGGTGATTTGATCCTGGAATGTGATTTGACTTGCGAGCCCGCTGGATCCGGCAAGGACGCGCAAGCCATGCTTCGCCTGGTGCGCGGTGGGCGGACGTTCGACTGTCTGATCGACGTCACTACGGGTCAGGCACGGTTGGCCGTAAATGGCGAAGACATGGGCGCCAAGGCCCAAACCAAGGTCAGCCCTGGCACGCGGCATACGCTTTCGTTCGCCAATGTCGATGCGCAATTGATTCTGTGGGTCGATGGCAGCCTGATCGAATTCGACGGGCCCACGACCTACGAGCCACTCGAAAACGACATCCCCACAATCGAAGACCTGACGCCGGCCCGCATCGGATCGAAAGGCGCTGGGTTGCAGGTCGAGCATTTGCGGCTGTTGCGCGACGTCTATTACATCGCCACGCAGTACGTCGACTCGAATGCGCAAATCCGCATGTGCGACTATAAGGCGCCTGTGGCTGGTTTTTTGGCCAAACCCACGAGCTGGCCGAGCGTATTCGCCAGCCAACGGTCGGTCGAATTCCCGCTCCGCTCCGACGAGTTCCTGATGTTGGGGGATAACAGCCCCCGCAGCGCGGATAGCCGTCTGTGGCGCGGGCCCGACGGCCGCCCCGAGCATTATGTGAAACGCGACTTGCTGGTAGGCAAGGCCGTATTCGTGTATTGGCCCCATTCCTGGAACCGGATTCCTGGCACTAGGATCCCGTTTCCGTTCTTCCCGAATTTTGCCCGTATGAAGTTTGTGCGTTAG